The Arctopsyche grandis isolate Sample6627 chromosome 10, ASM5162203v2, whole genome shotgun sequence genome window below encodes:
- the l(2)k05911 gene encoding CLIP and Tryp_SPc domain-containing lethal (2) k05911 isoform X2, giving the protein MGTVRARPLALPMFAFVLVLVLALAPTSLQARNDYPDGAIVTEDSIIVEAWDSTRHRRSAVVPSANTVSSSRLSLPHPPCFTAAGLLGRCTSFRECYPYFKIPDIPTFGTWMFGNQDSCSYFGEQIRQTFGVCCTSPVVSSPAGETRPAEARPAEIRPAAARPAINLDNWPPTIPPLPTHPPNHTPATHPPHFGIPGIPGVTKPSSDYTTTKNPWTTTWGTKPTKTTTQKPWHPTVATTTTTSQVMGDPAYSGSCGAKNGYQDQERIVGGQNADLYEWPWIAVLFNGGRQFCGGTLIDDDTILTAAHCVASMSSWDVSRLTVRLGDHNIKTNTEVMHIEKRAKRVVRHRNFDMRTLYYDVAVITMDSPVAFTKRIRPICLPTGGATYAGKTATVIGWGSLRESGPQPAVLQKVSIPIWTNAECRAKYGAAAPGGIVDHMLCAGMDNKDSCSGDSGGPLMVVENGKWTQVGIVSWGIGCGKGQYPGVYSRVTDLLPWIKKNAQ; this is encoded by the exons ATGGGGACCGTTCGCGCGCGTCCTCTCGCGCTCCCCATGTTCGCGTTCGTGCTCGTGCTCGTGCTCGCGCTCGCCCCTACTTCGCTGCAGGCTCGCAACGACTACCCTGACGGCGCCATCGTCACCGAGGACTCCATCATAGTCGAAG CATGGGATTCTACAAGACATCGCAGATCCGCAGTCGTTCCATCAGCTAATACAGTCTCATCTAGTCGTCTTTCGCTTCCTCATCCACCGTGCTTCACAGCAGCCGGTCTATTGGGTCGATGCACTTCATTCCGAGAATGCTACCCCTACTTTAAAATACCCGACATTCCCACTTTCGGAACTTGGATGTTCGGCAACCAGGATTCGTGCAGTTACTTCGGAGAGCAAATCcgacag ACTTTTGGAGTATGTTGTACTAGTCCTGTCGTTTCATCTCCAGCTGGTGAAACTCGGCCTGCTGAAGCTCGTCCTGCCGAAATTCGTCCTGCTGCAGCTCGTCCTGCCATCAATCTCGACAATTGGCCCCCAACTATACCTCCATTGCCCACACATCCTCCAAATCACACTCCAGCTACACATCCACCACACTTTG GAATACCCGGAATACCCGGAGTGACCAAACCTAGCAGTGATTATACAACGACAAAGAATCCATGGACTACAACTTGGGGAACGAAGCCCACTAAAACTACTACGCAAAag ccCTGGCATCCAACTGTAGCAACAACCACTACGACTTCGCAAGTTATGGGCGATCCCGCCTATTCTGGATCATGTGGAGCCAAAAACGGATATCAA GATCAGGAACGGATAGTGGGTGGACAAAATGCTGATCTGTACGAGTGGCCATGGATTGCAGTCCTCTTCAATGGCGGCAGACAATTCTGTGGGGGTACCCTCATCGATGACGATACTATATTAACCGCAGCCCATTGTGTTGCATC GATGTCTTCTTGGGATGTTTCCCGTCTCACCGTTCGACTCGGAGATCACAATATCAAAACAAATACAGAAGTTATGCACATTGAAAAGAGAGCCAAGCGAGTGGTCAGGCACAGAAATTTCGATATGAGGACATTG TACTACGACGTAGCGGTAATAACGATGGATTCACCTGTAGCATTCACGAAAAGAATACGACCTATATGTTTGCCGACTGGTGGAGCTACTTACGCTGGTAAAACAGCAACGGTCATCGGTTGGGGAAGCTTAAGAGAAA GCGGTCCACAGCCAGCTGTCTTACAAAAGGTATCCATCCCGATATGGACCAATGCTGAATGCAGAGCTAAATACGGGGCTGCGGCACCAGGCGGTATTGTCGATCATATGTTATGCGCCGGAATGGATAATAAAGATTCTTGTAGT GGAGATTCTGGTGGTCCTCTGATGGTCGTCGAAAATGGAAAGTGGACTCAAGTAGGTATTGTTTCATGGGGTATAGGCTGTGGAAAGGGACAATATCCTGGCGTGTACTCGAGGGTGACGGATCTGCTGCCGTGGATTAAAAAGAATGCTCAATAA
- the l(2)k05911 gene encoding CLIP and Tryp_SPc domain-containing lethal (2) k05911 isoform X1, whose protein sequence is MVSVYVCVCVEKSGIKVCRVLMRGHCPVGMGTVRARPLALPMFAFVLVLVLALAPTSLQARNDYPDGAIVTEDSIIVEAWDSTRHRRSAVVPSANTVSSSRLSLPHPPCFTAAGLLGRCTSFRECYPYFKIPDIPTFGTWMFGNQDSCSYFGEQIRQPDVFQTFGVCCTSPVVSSPAGETRPAEARPAEIRPAAARPAINLDNWPPTIPPLPTHPPNHTPATHPPHFGIPGIPGVTKPSSDYTTTKNPWTTTWGTKPTKTTTQKPWHPTVATTTTTSQVMGDPAYSGSCGAKNGYQDQERIVGGQNADLYEWPWIAVLFNGGRQFCGGTLIDDDTILTAAHCVASMSSWDVSRLTVRLGDHNIKTNTEVMHIEKRAKRVVRHRNFDMRTLYYDVAVITMDSPVAFTKRIRPICLPTGGATYAGKTATVIGWGSLRESGPQPAVLQKVSIPIWTNAECRAKYGAAAPGGIVDHMLCAGMDNKDSCSGDSGGPLMVVENGKWTQVGIVSWGIGCGKGQYPGVYSRVTDLLPWIKKNAQ, encoded by the exons atggtgagtgtgtatgtatgtgtgtgtgttgagAAGAGCGGTATAAAGGTGTGTAGAGTGTTGATGAGGGGCCACTGTCCTGTCGGTATGGGGACCGTTCGCGCGCGTCCTCTCGCGCTCCCCATGTTCGCGTTCGTGCTCGTGCTCGTGCTCGCGCTCGCCCCTACTTCGCTGCAGGCTCGCAACGACTACCCTGACGGCGCCATCGTCACCGAGGACTCCATCATAGTCGAAG CATGGGATTCTACAAGACATCGCAGATCCGCAGTCGTTCCATCAGCTAATACAGTCTCATCTAGTCGTCTTTCGCTTCCTCATCCACCGTGCTTCACAGCAGCCGGTCTATTGGGTCGATGCACTTCATTCCGAGAATGCTACCCCTACTTTAAAATACCCGACATTCCCACTTTCGGAACTTGGATGTTCGGCAACCAGGATTCGTGCAGTTACTTCGGAGAGCAAATCcgacag CCAGATGTATTCCAGACTTTTGGAGTATGTTGTACTAGTCCTGTCGTTTCATCTCCAGCTGGTGAAACTCGGCCTGCTGAAGCTCGTCCTGCCGAAATTCGTCCTGCTGCAGCTCGTCCTGCCATCAATCTCGACAATTGGCCCCCAACTATACCTCCATTGCCCACACATCCTCCAAATCACACTCCAGCTACACATCCACCACACTTTG GAATACCCGGAATACCCGGAGTGACCAAACCTAGCAGTGATTATACAACGACAAAGAATCCATGGACTACAACTTGGGGAACGAAGCCCACTAAAACTACTACGCAAAag ccCTGGCATCCAACTGTAGCAACAACCACTACGACTTCGCAAGTTATGGGCGATCCCGCCTATTCTGGATCATGTGGAGCCAAAAACGGATATCAA GATCAGGAACGGATAGTGGGTGGACAAAATGCTGATCTGTACGAGTGGCCATGGATTGCAGTCCTCTTCAATGGCGGCAGACAATTCTGTGGGGGTACCCTCATCGATGACGATACTATATTAACCGCAGCCCATTGTGTTGCATC GATGTCTTCTTGGGATGTTTCCCGTCTCACCGTTCGACTCGGAGATCACAATATCAAAACAAATACAGAAGTTATGCACATTGAAAAGAGAGCCAAGCGAGTGGTCAGGCACAGAAATTTCGATATGAGGACATTG TACTACGACGTAGCGGTAATAACGATGGATTCACCTGTAGCATTCACGAAAAGAATACGACCTATATGTTTGCCGACTGGTGGAGCTACTTACGCTGGTAAAACAGCAACGGTCATCGGTTGGGGAAGCTTAAGAGAAA GCGGTCCACAGCCAGCTGTCTTACAAAAGGTATCCATCCCGATATGGACCAATGCTGAATGCAGAGCTAAATACGGGGCTGCGGCACCAGGCGGTATTGTCGATCATATGTTATGCGCCGGAATGGATAATAAAGATTCTTGTAGT GGAGATTCTGGTGGTCCTCTGATGGTCGTCGAAAATGGAAAGTGGACTCAAGTAGGTATTGTTTCATGGGGTATAGGCTGTGGAAAGGGACAATATCCTGGCGTGTACTCGAGGGTGACGGATCTGCTGCCGTGGATTAAAAAGAATGCTCAATAA